One window of Thiomicrorhabdus lithotrophica genomic DNA carries:
- a CDS encoding FAD-binding and (Fe-S)-binding domain-containing protein, with product MNHSNLVTDASVFEIKALRVCLPSRRNELQVFVQQALLQKQSLIMRAGGTSLGGQAIGSGVVIDVSKHLTNIIDYQPDLKEVTVEPGVIQDDLNDFVKEDGLKFAPDTSTSNRAMIGGMIGNNSCGSYSVYYGTTREHVKALEVILADGSEAYFGPLTSEQLHERLNQQNFEGSIYRTVIRLLESHGKQILEHFPHPSLKRRNTGYALDELYRHHQPFNPNGKAFNLAPLICGSEGTLAVVKTATLNLVPLPKHRQLMCAHFDSIESAMKVITNLLEFKPAAIELIDKATLDGTKANTQQQANRFWIDGEPEAVLVCEWFADDLNELNHHMLTYQAWLLEHGAYSSPIISAIDSSKVWDVRKAGLGMLMGKVTRKKAVAVIEDAAVPVNDLYDYFQDVQALMAELNVGCVYYGHASVGLIHIRPELDLATDEGKQLFQTIAERNSKLVKKYRGAISGEHGDGRIRAPFIKEQVGEQVYAYLLDLKRAFDPNNLLNPGVIIGDMPITQNLRADRQPQELLSTAFDWSKDLSLMDAVEKCNGAGACRKSSGRGVMCPSYQATREENYSTRGRSNLLRFALTEPNPKKALSQEELQDALEMCLGCKACKTECPANVDMAALKAEVLYQTNNKALSFNLSNWVLANYGTILKRGQNFPKTYNWLQSLSIVKNLIGIDSRRKLPQAYANNVQAWWSEYSLNRTDSVSNLTVKPKVWVLCDLFSQYQEPNVGKATLASLLKMGLQVKPVFMKSSPRALISKGLLKEAKQALIEIVSQLADYKSGDWIAGIEPSELLVWRDEAKKLLKKTDFKTSYQAWLSNEDDSETEKQGLSNILSYEELILKINALEQLPKISPLNKMVWLHVHCHQKALAKPIDSKSALELIPGVEVKMIPSGCCGMSGEFGYKHYDVSEKIANQVLLPALKEANDNDLIVATGTSCRHQLDDLGQYSALHISQVFAKSFNLLID from the coding sequence TTGAACCATTCTAATCTTGTTACTGATGCTTCTGTTTTTGAGATAAAAGCATTGAGAGTTTGCTTGCCGTCAAGACGTAATGAATTGCAGGTTTTTGTTCAGCAGGCTTTATTACAAAAACAGTCTTTGATCATGCGCGCTGGTGGGACTTCTTTAGGGGGGCAGGCGATTGGTTCTGGAGTTGTTATTGATGTATCCAAACATTTAACAAATATTATTGACTACCAACCTGATTTAAAAGAAGTCACTGTTGAACCTGGAGTGATTCAGGATGATTTGAATGACTTTGTAAAAGAGGATGGTTTAAAATTTGCGCCGGATACATCTACCTCTAACCGTGCCATGATTGGTGGAATGATTGGAAATAACTCTTGTGGTTCTTATTCTGTTTATTACGGTACCACGCGTGAGCATGTTAAAGCTTTAGAGGTTATTTTAGCGGATGGTTCGGAAGCTTATTTTGGCCCACTTACTTCTGAGCAACTGCATGAAAGGCTGAACCAGCAAAATTTTGAAGGTAGTATTTATCGAACAGTAATTCGTCTATTAGAGAGTCACGGCAAGCAGATTCTTGAACACTTTCCCCATCCATCTCTCAAGCGCCGAAATACTGGCTATGCTCTTGATGAACTTTATCGTCATCATCAACCTTTCAATCCTAATGGTAAAGCCTTTAACTTAGCTCCCCTTATTTGTGGAAGTGAGGGCACTTTGGCTGTTGTGAAAACAGCGACTTTAAATTTAGTTCCATTACCTAAACATCGACAGTTAATGTGCGCGCATTTCGACTCTATTGAGTCGGCGATGAAAGTCATTACTAACCTTCTAGAATTCAAACCCGCGGCAATTGAATTAATTGATAAAGCAACTTTGGATGGCACTAAAGCCAATACTCAACAACAAGCAAACCGTTTTTGGATTGACGGTGAGCCTGAGGCGGTATTGGTTTGTGAGTGGTTTGCTGATGATTTGAATGAATTAAATCATCATATGTTAACTTACCAGGCCTGGTTACTTGAACATGGTGCGTATTCATCTCCTATTATTTCAGCGATAGATTCATCCAAGGTTTGGGATGTACGCAAAGCCGGGCTGGGTATGTTAATGGGGAAGGTGACGCGTAAGAAAGCGGTTGCTGTGATTGAAGATGCCGCGGTTCCTGTGAACGATTTGTATGATTACTTTCAAGATGTTCAAGCCTTGATGGCAGAGCTGAATGTTGGCTGTGTTTATTATGGTCATGCTTCGGTTGGATTGATTCATATTCGTCCAGAGCTCGATTTGGCAACCGATGAAGGTAAACAGCTCTTTCAAACGATTGCTGAGCGTAACTCTAAACTGGTTAAGAAATATCGTGGTGCCATTTCTGGCGAGCACGGTGATGGGCGTATCCGCGCCCCTTTTATTAAAGAGCAGGTCGGCGAACAGGTTTATGCGTATTTGTTAGATCTTAAACGCGCTTTTGATCCCAATAATTTGCTCAACCCGGGTGTGATTATAGGTGATATGCCAATCACTCAAAATTTAAGGGCAGATAGACAACCCCAAGAACTACTTTCTACGGCATTTGATTGGTCTAAAGATTTGTCTTTAATGGACGCGGTAGAAAAATGCAATGGCGCCGGCGCTTGTCGTAAGTCTTCAGGACGAGGTGTTATGTGCCCCTCTTACCAAGCGACCCGTGAAGAGAATTACTCTACCAGAGGGCGCAGTAACTTATTACGTTTTGCACTTACCGAACCGAATCCCAAAAAAGCGTTATCTCAGGAGGAACTACAAGATGCCTTAGAGATGTGTTTAGGTTGCAAAGCTTGTAAAACCGAATGCCCAGCGAATGTTGATATGGCGGCGTTAAAAGCAGAAGTGTTGTACCAGACTAACAATAAAGCTTTGAGTTTTAATCTTTCAAACTGGGTTCTGGCTAACTACGGCACGATATTGAAGCGCGGGCAAAACTTTCCTAAGACTTATAATTGGTTGCAATCTTTGTCTATAGTTAAAAACCTTATAGGTATCGATTCCAGAAGAAAACTGCCGCAAGCCTATGCGAATAATGTACAGGCCTGGTGGTCTGAGTATTCACTTAATCGGACAGATAGCGTTTCTAACTTAACTGTAAAACCTAAAGTATGGGTTTTGTGTGACTTGTTTAGTCAATATCAAGAACCTAATGTAGGAAAAGCGACGCTCGCTTCTTTATTAAAAATGGGACTTCAAGTTAAACCCGTTTTTATGAAAAGTTCACCGCGTGCTTTAATCAGTAAAGGCTTGTTAAAAGAAGCTAAGCAGGCGTTGATAGAGATTGTTTCTCAGTTAGCAGATTATAAATCGGGTGATTGGATTGCAGGGATAGAGCCGTCAGAGCTTTTAGTGTGGCGAGATGAAGCTAAAAAGTTGCTGAAAAAAACCGATTTTAAAACAAGTTACCAGGCCTGGTTGTCTAATGAAGATGATTCAGAGACAGAAAAACAGGGATTATCGAATATACTTTCGTATGAGGAATTAATACTAAAGATAAATGCTTTAGAGCAATTACCCAAGATAAGTCCTTTGAATAAAATGGTTTGGTTGCATGTTCACTGTCATCAAAAAGCACTCGCTAAACCGATTGACTCCAAAAGTGCTTTAGAGCTAATCCCTGGTGTTGAGGTTAAAATGATTCCGTCAGGCTGTTGTGGTATGTCCGGTGAGTTTGGTTATAAGCATTATGATGTTTCTGAAAAAATCGCTAACCAAGTATTATTGCCAGCTTTAAAAGAAGCTAATGACAATGATTTGATTGTGGCAACAGGGACGAGTTGTCGCCATCAACTAGATGACTTAGGTCAGTATTCTGCTTTACACATTTCTCAAGTTTTTGCAAAATCGTTTAATCTATTAATCGACTAA
- a CDS encoding YhdP family phospholipid transporter — translation MIIKKTHHYLQWLFWLFVAYLLITRVFISWVQFYPQQAINITQWLTDSEIQLNSIEIEQDWLGFQATLKDISIESSKFQFQANVFSADINTFSIFIPSIGYGDYLKISKGSYQNKVPAELEAINRTLSVDDFSKIDINISRLWKRVKLQDFVLNEVTRPGLSIQLHDFQSINASRLSIVSEFSLNYKDVFNYERFNFQSSFAANVWGGIETGEFSLSSFRPLQIEGLSKLLSLNWQKVLPQGELIVDLKGTVSQSQLSSMELNLNTQALSWRQQQEDLPVSLGLQLLWDAEHQNIQKQFKEWHFSLSKIQIDNRFIDAVSPMELYFETGEYLNFNAEYFDIEPFKVLVKSLITTPHVAALFDRTAYLNISNLSGKLNWETLDVPHLAIHFDRLDLPVTDYPGMSLQNFQIVKTPNEVLLSTPKPIWVMAPDIHSKPMKLALPKIVQFKLDSLNQAWQLNKTDLTLDSIPVSLSINQLTSAYIDSQFALNIETMSKVKEYLPYDLMSSNLKKWLTESLQGGEDVSVNGSVRGLFKDFPFAKGDGLFKVAAHVNNAKLKFNARWPMLQNFDADVIFTPFKIDIAVDSVNLGAGVVAKDVSVNIPDLDKHDIGLTVKGSVKTRLNSAIKYLAMSPLADKLGMQELFKEGAKFGGGSNILLDRIWVPISGYDNKAEEVAGSVVFLDSSIELFEKLKFQNIRGQLSFTDTGVSAKKLTYDVLQGKGSVKITTNTKTQKVTVMGNGHFLKDKNSWFSKPVPWNAKLLVPFKSAKDKMVNLNVVANISKAQSKLPEPLNNEALQNKQIELQATIAKGVVEAHANIPDLLESKLKWQDSGDGYALQQNQIAFGLPIKNVQSNIANESFIVGKINQFNLDDWMPLIKEANLFGNKPSKGIGLKLNNISASVKNTIFLSHDYTGLDIALTAKPHQPISVKVKSKDVDGQVFFENNDVIRVDLKHFQFFTDDMGGEDLSATLSKESMSCTEQSQAQNLLPKIILSAKNIKIDERKIDSIAFVVEDKKNNLSIQNITGNFGGKAGVLKSSYSFDKQKQKSILNAKLTSNDVAAVTEFIKLNKGFTGKSADVDIQLNWSGGLECFSTKSSQGSIRFKLEDGSVEDVEPGFARLIGLLSVESLVRRLKLDLKDVTNKGMIYDEIKGQAILNNGLLNLKDFTIKAPSASGVIKGQVDIIKQTFNLVAKITPKIGATIPTIAAIAGGTNPLAALAIYTLMKVIPGVNENLVTYEYKVNGPWTAPIINDNKPADGVKEEIFEESVLDLN, via the coding sequence ATGATTATTAAAAAAACACATCACTATTTACAGTGGCTCTTTTGGCTATTTGTCGCCTATCTTTTGATTACACGCGTTTTTATTTCTTGGGTACAATTTTATCCTCAACAAGCTATTAATATTACGCAATGGTTAACAGATTCTGAAATCCAGTTAAATTCAATTGAAATTGAACAAGATTGGCTTGGCTTTCAAGCGACGCTTAAAGATATATCCATTGAGTCTTCTAAGTTTCAATTTCAGGCAAATGTTTTTAGTGCCGATATCAATACCTTCTCTATCTTCATCCCTTCTATTGGCTATGGTGATTACCTAAAAATTTCAAAGGGGTCTTATCAAAACAAAGTGCCAGCAGAGTTAGAAGCGATTAACCGCACATTAAGTGTTGATGACTTTTCTAAAATAGATATAAATATTAGCCGTTTGTGGAAACGCGTAAAGTTACAAGACTTTGTTCTAAACGAAGTTACCAGGCCTGGTCTTTCAATTCAATTACATGACTTTCAGTCTATTAATGCTTCACGTCTAAGTATCGTAAGTGAGTTTAGTCTTAATTATAAAGATGTTTTTAACTATGAGCGCTTTAACTTCCAGTCCTCTTTTGCGGCAAATGTGTGGGGCGGAATAGAGACAGGTGAATTTTCTCTATCCTCTTTTCGTCCTTTGCAAATTGAAGGTTTAAGTAAGTTGTTGTCTTTAAATTGGCAAAAAGTGTTGCCGCAAGGCGAGTTAATTGTCGATTTAAAGGGAACGGTCTCACAATCTCAACTTTCAAGCATGGAGTTAAATCTTAATACCCAGGCTCTGTCTTGGCGTCAGCAGCAAGAAGATTTGCCAGTTAGCCTAGGGTTGCAGCTTTTATGGGATGCGGAGCATCAAAACATACAAAAACAGTTCAAAGAATGGCATTTCAGTCTATCTAAAATTCAAATTGATAATCGTTTCATTGATGCGGTCTCTCCAATGGAGTTATATTTTGAAACTGGAGAGTATTTAAACTTCAATGCCGAATATTTTGATATCGAGCCTTTTAAGGTATTGGTGAAATCGTTGATAACTACACCCCATGTTGCTGCACTTTTTGATAGAACGGCCTATTTAAATATCTCAAATTTGAGTGGAAAATTGAATTGGGAAACGCTGGATGTTCCACATCTAGCGATTCACTTTGACAGGCTTGATTTACCAGTAACGGATTATCCTGGAATGAGTCTGCAAAACTTTCAGATCGTCAAAACGCCTAACGAGGTTTTGTTATCAACACCCAAACCTATTTGGGTGATGGCACCAGATATACATAGCAAACCGATGAAGTTAGCTTTGCCCAAAATAGTGCAATTTAAGCTAGATTCATTAAACCAGGCCTGGCAACTTAATAAAACAGATTTAACGCTTGATTCAATTCCAGTATCTCTGTCTATAAATCAGTTAACTTCGGCTTATATCGACAGTCAGTTTGCGTTAAATATTGAAACCATGTCTAAGGTAAAAGAGTATTTGCCCTATGATTTAATGAGTTCAAACCTTAAAAAATGGTTAACCGAAAGCCTGCAAGGAGGGGAGGATGTTTCAGTAAATGGTTCTGTTCGAGGCCTATTTAAAGATTTTCCGTTCGCTAAAGGAGACGGTTTATTTAAAGTTGCTGCGCATGTTAATAATGCCAAGCTTAAATTTAACGCTAGATGGCCAATGCTTCAAAACTTTGATGCGGATGTTATTTTCACGCCATTTAAAATTGATATAGCCGTTGATAGCGTTAATTTAGGTGCGGGTGTGGTCGCTAAAGATGTAAGTGTGAATATTCCTGACTTAGATAAGCACGACATAGGGCTAACAGTAAAAGGTTCGGTGAAAACCCGGCTAAATAGTGCCATTAAATACCTAGCGATGTCTCCCTTGGCAGATAAGCTAGGGATGCAAGAACTATTTAAAGAAGGTGCAAAGTTTGGAGGAGGCTCTAATATTTTATTAGATCGAATTTGGGTGCCTATTTCAGGATATGACAACAAGGCGGAAGAAGTTGCGGGAAGTGTTGTTTTTCTTGACTCGAGTATTGAACTGTTTGAAAAATTAAAATTTCAAAATATTCGTGGTCAGCTTTCATTTACTGATACTGGCGTTTCTGCTAAAAAACTCACTTATGATGTGTTACAAGGTAAAGGTTCGGTCAAGATAACCACCAATACAAAGACTCAGAAAGTAACTGTTATGGGTAATGGGCATTTTTTGAAGGATAAGAATAGTTGGTTTTCTAAGCCAGTTCCTTGGAATGCTAAGTTGCTCGTGCCGTTTAAGTCTGCAAAAGATAAGATGGTGAATCTTAATGTAGTAGCCAATATTTCAAAAGCGCAAAGTAAATTACCAGAGCCATTAAATAATGAAGCCTTGCAAAATAAACAGATAGAGTTACAAGCGACTATTGCTAAAGGGGTTGTTGAGGCGCATGCAAATATACCAGACCTGCTAGAGTCTAAACTTAAATGGCAAGATTCAGGTGACGGTTATGCTTTGCAACAAAATCAAATTGCATTTGGTTTACCAATAAAGAACGTCCAGTCGAATATAGCAAATGAGTCTTTTATAGTAGGAAAAATTAATCAATTCAATTTAGATGACTGGATGCCTCTTATTAAAGAGGCTAATCTTTTTGGAAATAAACCAAGTAAAGGTATTGGTTTAAAATTAAATAATATTAGTGCATCTGTTAAAAATACGATTTTTCTTTCACATGATTACACTGGGTTAGATATTGCATTGACTGCCAAACCTCACCAACCAATATCAGTTAAAGTGAAAAGTAAGGATGTGGATGGACAGGTATTTTTTGAAAATAATGATGTAATACGAGTTGATCTAAAACATTTCCAATTTTTTACGGATGATATGGGAGGGGAGGATTTATCAGCAACGCTTTCTAAAGAATCCATGAGTTGCACTGAACAATCACAGGCTCAAAACTTATTACCCAAAATTATATTGTCAGCAAAAAACATTAAAATTGATGAACGTAAAATTGATTCGATTGCATTTGTAGTCGAGGATAAAAAAAATAATTTATCCATTCAGAATATAACGGGTAACTTTGGTGGTAAAGCAGGTGTGCTCAAGTCCTCATATAGTTTTGATAAACAAAAACAAAAAAGTATCCTGAACGCTAAGTTAACATCTAATGATGTGGCAGCTGTAACAGAGTTCATTAAGCTGAATAAAGGTTTTACAGGGAAATCTGCTGATGTTGATATTCAGTTAAACTGGTCAGGGGGTTTAGAATGCTTTTCTACCAAGTCATCACAGGGTAGTATTCGTTTTAAATTAGAAGATGGTTCTGTTGAAGATGTAGAGCCAGGTTTTGCAAGGCTGATTGGTTTGCTAAGTGTTGAATCGTTAGTGAGAAGGTTAAAGCTGGATCTAAAGGATGTCACTAACAAAGGGATGATTTATGATGAAATTAAAGGCCAAGCTATTCTAAATAACGGACTGCTAAACTTGAAAGATTTTACGATTAAAGCCCCTTCAGCAAGTGGAGTTATCAAAGGACAAGTAGATATTATTAAACAGACTTTTAACCTTGTCGCTAAAATTACCCCGAAAATAGGCGCAACTATTCCGACTATTGCTGCCATTGCTGGTGGTACAAATCCACTTGCAGCTTTAGCAATATATACCTTAATGAAAGTTATTCCTGGTGTTAATGAGAATTTGGTTACCTATGAATACAAGGTAAATGGTCCATGGACGGCTCCAATCATTAATGATAATAAGCCTGCTGATGGTGTCAAAGAAGAAATTTTTGAGGAATCAGTACTTGATTTAAACTAA
- a CDS encoding Maf family protein, giving the protein MTQQNTNKPLYLASASPRRKELLEQAQLHFEVVNAPVEEVALPHESPESYVRRIAIEKALSGFNKVAGKQIWVIGGDTAVLIEGKVLGKPKNQADSYRMLKHLSGKTHSVLSAIAVVFDGEVFSAVNSTDVDFKLLSDEEIKQYILSGEPEGKAGSYAIQGLGANFITSIHGSYSAVMGLPLYELNELLVQSGYKN; this is encoded by the coding sequence ATGACACAACAAAATACAAATAAACCGCTTTATTTAGCTTCCGCTTCACCGCGTAGAAAAGAGTTGTTAGAGCAAGCACAATTACATTTTGAAGTGGTTAACGCTCCCGTTGAAGAAGTGGCTTTACCGCATGAATCTCCAGAATCTTATGTAAGACGTATTGCTATTGAAAAGGCGTTATCAGGCTTTAATAAGGTTGCTGGTAAACAAATTTGGGTTATTGGTGGCGATACGGCGGTTTTAATTGAAGGTAAGGTGCTGGGTAAACCCAAAAACCAAGCCGATTCTTATAGAATGCTAAAGCATTTGTCTGGCAAAACACACTCTGTGTTGAGTGCGATTGCGGTTGTATTTGATGGAGAGGTGTTTTCTGCTGTCAATTCAACGGATGTTGACTTTAAGTTGCTTTCAGATGAAGAGATTAAACAGTATATTTTATCTGGTGAGCCAGAGGGTAAAGCTGGAAGTTATGCCATTCAAGGGTTAGGTGCTAACTTTATTACAAGCATTCATGGAAGTTATTCTGCTGTGATGGGTCTACCTTTGTATGAGCTGAATGAACTTTTGGTTCAGTCGGGTTATAAAAACTAA
- a CDS encoding ExeA family protein, whose protein sequence is MFYKHGSRQEILEALLFTVTRGDGIVKVTGEVGSGKTMLLRLLASRLPSEFEIIYINSPNLSAKDILLYICSELGIHHPPNVQKFTLTNELRNKLVEFHSANRKVVMLVDEAQSMTYDALEELRLLSNIETDQDKLLQMVLFGQPELDIALNAEKIRQLKSRISYSMFVPALQDLDVQAYLNYRMRKAGYSGLDVFDLKISKKIQSITQGLPRNINVVADKVLMSIFSNGDKYAKNKHLKSLPDLETGVAASSGRQHYYLALIALLFIILFLSFLMFSNVLQTTLSQTADFSNIIEDASSTTTGTVPMDGDHNDTDSLQSTTNKLDNSKELVLDADSQVIEEKFKSPVNDSTINIKGDDQNTNSIVMKHFDNVSVPKQINYQIKNPSAIISNPQQLQRIMGYHSKGKAWFESLSEKYVIQLSTDNIRTIDTTIRFHQRNKLNLDSIHIVVDYSKKNNKYRLKVFYVASSVFSDLSQKIDSLPAKYKSASPYIVRVDQVVQNLRYTDKKLQEVGILNE, encoded by the coding sequence ATGTTTTATAAACATGGATCTAGACAAGAAATATTAGAAGCTCTGCTTTTTACTGTAACAAGAGGTGACGGTATTGTTAAAGTCACGGGTGAGGTGGGTAGTGGCAAAACTATGTTACTCAGACTGCTTGCCAGTAGACTTCCTTCTGAATTTGAAATTATTTATATTAATTCTCCTAATCTTTCAGCTAAAGATATCCTTTTATATATATGTTCTGAGCTAGGAATACATCATCCTCCGAATGTCCAAAAGTTTACTTTAACCAATGAGTTGAGAAATAAATTAGTCGAATTTCACAGTGCAAATCGAAAGGTTGTTATGTTAGTAGATGAAGCTCAATCCATGACTTACGATGCTTTGGAAGAGCTTAGACTACTGAGTAACATTGAAACGGATCAAGACAAATTATTACAAATGGTTTTATTCGGCCAGCCTGAGTTGGATATAGCGCTGAATGCTGAAAAAATCAGACAACTTAAAAGTAGGATTAGTTACAGCATGTTTGTACCTGCTTTGCAGGATTTAGATGTTCAGGCATATTTAAATTATAGAATGCGTAAAGCTGGTTATTCAGGGTTAGATGTATTTGACCTGAAGATTTCAAAAAAAATTCAAAGTATCACCCAAGGTTTACCTAGAAATATAAATGTTGTAGCTGATAAAGTTTTGATGTCCATATTTAGTAATGGAGATAAATATGCAAAAAATAAACATCTCAAAAGCTTACCCGACTTAGAAACGGGCGTTGCAGCAAGTTCAGGTCGTCAGCACTATTATTTAGCATTAATAGCGTTATTGTTTATTATTTTATTTCTATCTTTTTTAATGTTCAGTAATGTTCTTCAAACGACCTTGTCTCAAACAGCTGATTTTTCCAATATAATTGAGGATGCATCTTCCACAACTACAGGTACCGTTCCAATGGACGGTGATCATAATGATACTGATTCTCTACAAAGTACAACTAATAAGTTAGATAATTCAAAAGAATTAGTGCTTGATGCTGATAGTCAAGTTATTGAAGAAAAATTTAAAAGTCCTGTTAACGATTCAACTATCAATATTAAAGGTGATGATCAGAATACTAATTCTATTGTGATGAAGCACTTTGATAATGTGAGTGTACCGAAACAAATTAATTACCAGATAAAAAATCCTAGTGCCATAATTAGTAATCCACAACAATTACAAAGAATCATGGGTTATCATTCAAAGGGAAAGGCTTGGTTTGAATCATTGAGCGAAAAATATGTGATTCAATTATCAACAGATAATATTAGGACTATTGATACAACCATTCGCTTTCATCAGAGAAATAAGTTGAATTTGGATTCAATACATATAGTAGTTGATTATAGTAAAAAAAATAACAAATACCGTTTAAAGGTATTTTACGTAGCATCTTCTGTTTTTTCAGATTTAAGTCAAAAAATTGACAGTTTGCCTGCTAAATATAAGAGTGCTAGCCCATATATCGTTAGGGTTGACCAAGTGGTACAAAATTTGCGTTATACTGATAAAAAATTACAAGAAGTTGGAATACTCAATGAATAA
- the rng gene encoding ribonuclease G produces the protein MHNEEKVLVNVTPNETRVAWVENGVLQEVWVERANKRGLVGNIYMGKVDRVLPGMQAAFINIGLERAAFLHVSDICHKAIGHEDEECDDIAKLLHLGQKIMVQVLKDPLGAKGARITMQVTIPSRMLVFMPVEKALGVSQKIDDAEERDRLRDMVKTIPEYSSSEGGVIVRTVADGVDFHEMRADMIYLQRLWSGVQERARVARKPTVIYEDLPLYLRIMRDIPLDRIEKIRVDSTETLAKMTEFVEMYVMELKDRLGLYQGERPIFDLYNIEDEIQTALHKRVNLKSGGYLIIDQTEAMTTIDVNTGAFVGHKNLEETIYRTNLEATQAIARQLRLRNLGGIIILDFIDMEDSEHQEHVLAALSKELTKDRVKTSISNISNLGLVEMTRKRTRESLERTLCEPCPVCSGSGTVKTSETVAYEIFREITRMARSFDANKYRVIAAEDVVNRIMDEESSSVAELESFLNKSIRFQAESTYAAEQFDVVMM, from the coding sequence ATGCATAACGAAGAAAAGGTTTTGGTCAATGTGACACCTAATGAAACGCGAGTTGCTTGGGTTGAAAATGGGGTGTTACAAGAAGTATGGGTAGAGCGCGCCAATAAGAGAGGTTTGGTGGGTAATATTTATATGGGCAAAGTGGATAGAGTTTTACCGGGAATGCAGGCGGCTTTTATTAATATTGGTCTTGAACGAGCTGCTTTTCTACATGTTTCTGATATTTGCCATAAAGCCATTGGGCACGAGGATGAGGAGTGTGATGACATTGCTAAGCTCCTGCATCTAGGGCAAAAAATTATGGTTCAAGTCCTTAAAGATCCTTTAGGTGCAAAGGGCGCTAGAATTACTATGCAGGTAACCATTCCTTCTAGAATGCTTGTTTTTATGCCAGTGGAAAAAGCTTTAGGCGTTTCTCAGAAAATAGATGATGCTGAAGAGCGTGATCGTTTGAGAGACATGGTTAAAACGATTCCTGAGTACAGTTCTTCTGAAGGCGGCGTGATTGTAAGAACGGTTGCTGATGGTGTTGATTTTCATGAGATGCGTGCGGATATGATTTATCTGCAACGTTTATGGAGTGGTGTACAAGAAAGAGCGCGTGTTGCACGTAAGCCAACGGTTATTTATGAAGATCTACCGCTCTACTTGAGAATTATGCGAGATATTCCGCTAGATAGAATTGAAAAAATTCGTGTTGATTCAACTGAAACTTTAGCCAAAATGACAGAGTTTGTTGAAATGTATGTCATGGAGCTAAAAGATCGATTAGGTCTCTACCAAGGTGAGCGTCCGATATTTGATTTATATAATATTGAAGACGAAATTCAAACGGCACTGCATAAGCGTGTAAACCTTAAATCGGGTGGCTATCTAATTATTGATCAAACAGAAGCCATGACCACTATTGATGTAAACACCGGAGCGTTTGTTGGACATAAGAATCTCGAAGAGACGATTTATCGCACTAATCTTGAAGCAACTCAGGCCATTGCTCGTCAGTTACGTTTACGAAATTTAGGTGGAATTATTATCTTAGATTTTATTGATATGGAAGATTCAGAACATCAAGAACATGTTTTAGCCGCTTTATCTAAAGAATTGACTAAAGATAGAGTAAAGACTTCGATTAGTAATATCTCAAATCTAGGTCTAGTTGAAATGACGCGTAAGCGCACTAGAGAGAGTCTAGAGCGCACGTTATGTGAACCTTGTCCGGTTTGTAGTGGTAGTGGAACAGTTAAAACTTCTGAAACGGTCGCTTATGAAATATTTAGAGAGATTACCCGCATGGCAAGATCGTTTGATGCGAATAAGTATAGAGTGATTGCTGCCGAAGATGTGGTTAACCGAATTATGGATGAAGAGTCGAGCAGTGTTGCCGAGTTGGAGTCTTTTTTAAATAAAAGTATTCGCTTTCAAGCAGAGAGTACCTACGCTGCTGAGCAATTTGATGTGGTTATGATGTAG